A DNA window from Pyrus communis chromosome 3, drPyrComm1.1, whole genome shotgun sequence contains the following coding sequences:
- the LOC137727327 gene encoding PHD finger-containing protein 1-like produces the protein MLCLNDRGSLSIFNKDFNIVSGLVAHLSSLACPKVREEAELLPLLLFPELVNRTDVWPKAFEKCGPNDQSIALYFFPDNERDEKDFDTLVVSMIQDDLAMGAVLEDAELLVFTSVILPEQYRRF, from the exons ATGCTTTGTCTAAATGACAGGGGAAGTCTCAGCATATTCAACAAAGACTTCAACATTGTTAGTGGACTTGTAGCCCATCTTTCTAGCTTAGCATGTCCTAAAGTACGTGAGGAGGCAGAATTGCTACCGTTGCTGCTTTTTCCAGAACTGGTTAATAGAACAGATGTGTGGCCCAAAGCTTTCGAGAAGTGTGGACCTAACGATCAGAGTATTGCTCTTTATTTCTTTCCTGATAACGAAAG AGATGAGAAGGATTTTGATACCCTGGTGGTTAGCATGATCCAGGATGATTTAGCTATGGGAGCTGTGCTGGAGGATGCTGAGCTCTTAGTTTTCACGTCAGTTATACTGCCAGAGCAGTATCGAA GATTTTAG
- the LOC137730295 gene encoding protein MKS1-like, whose product MDYSPGKSPRRELQLQGPRPTPLKIHKDSHKIKKPPVAPQPSQQPNQQQQPHHYQQPRQPVIIYTVSPKVIHTNPSEFMDLVQRLTGLPPSNSSTASSSPPSNNNINPPNYDNYNNPPAHDDQGMKKASTAQDVVEEMEIMDGGGGGDGDDDGDGGVRQRGMFPGILSPGPASLTPIPSNFFSPPADSFFHDLSPVLYGNRNFIEGSFMPSPSNFFSPSTSMDLFNNFPYQ is encoded by the coding sequence ATGGATTATTCACCAGGAAAATCTCCAAGAAGAGAGCTTCAACTCCAAGGTCCACGTCCAACGCCTCTCAAGATACACAAAGACTCTCACAAGATCAAGAAACCTCCAGTTGCACCACAACCGTCACAACAACCaaaccagcagcagcagccccATCACTACCAGCAGCCACGTCAACCGGTCATAATCTACACGGTGTCCCCGAAGGTCATCCACACAAACCCTAGCGAGTTCATGGATCTTGTCCAACGCCTCACCGGCTTACCACCATCGAATTCATCTACTGCATCTTCTTCCCCGCCTAGTAATAACAATATTAATCCTCCAAATTACGATAACTATAATAATCCTCCAGCTCATGATGATCAAGGGATGAAGAAAGCTAGTACTGCTCAAGATGTTGTGGAAGAAATGGAAATTatggatggtggtggtggcggtgatggtgatgatgatggtgatggtggtgtgAGGCAAAGGGGTATGTTTCCAGGGATCTTGTCGCCTGGGCCCGCTTCGCTTACTCCGATTCCTTCAAACTTCTTCTCTCCGCCGGCGGATAGCTTCTTTCATGATTTGAGCCCCGTGCTCTATGGCAACAGGAACTTCATAGAAGGTAGTTTCATGCCTAGTCCGTCAAACTTCTTTTCCCCGTCTACATCCATGgacttattcaacaattttccATATCAATag